The Scylla paramamosain isolate STU-SP2022 chromosome 20, ASM3559412v1, whole genome shotgun sequence nucleotide sequence AACAGGGAGgcaaggtgtgtgtatgtgtgtgtgtgtgtgtgtgtgtgtgtgtgtgtgtgtgtgtgtgtgtgtgtgtgtgtgtgtgtgtgtgtgtgtgtgtgtgtgtgtgtgtgtgtgtgtgtgcatgcatgcatgcacacatTAGTTGCCACTTTTGTGAGGTGCAGTTTATGTTAGAGTCATGGGTTTACACAGAAGTCATGAATCCTATTTGTACTGTGGTTTTAactcatatatataaataccaAGAGATTTTAAGATGTGAGTTAACTTAGCTTATTATGAGATAATCATAGACTTATTGAGAACAGAAGCAGGGCATATGGAAGAGTAAAAAATTTTGATTgctttgacagagagagagagagagagagagagagagagagagagagagagagagagagagagagagagagagagagaaatttgttaTGCTTTGTAAGGTTTGTTTGCAAATGTTACATGTCTTCAGAAATAGGAGAGCACGTTTCTTCCTACCTTGGATGAGAGTTACCTGTGATGTCTCCCcagatgtgtgtatgtgtgtgtgtgtgtgtgtgtgttagtcaccTTGTTGTCGTGGTTCATAGAAGTAAGCAGTCCTTTGTGGGAAAGCTCCAGCAGGGGGGGAAGGAAAGTTTTCCAAGAGCATTAAGAGTGTAAAGGATGAGGGTTCTTGGTGAAAAATATGGTGTTTACTTGTAATAATATTGACTTGGATATGTAATGTAATGTTTCTCTTTTCAGCTGCACAGTAAGCGGTTAACTCTCTTGGTGGTTTGAAGTGAAAAGATGTCAGAAACGGCTTTGAAATTTGGCCCAGAGTGGCTACGAGTCCTGTCCCACGGCGGTAGTGTGTCCTCTCCACCACCCAGCCCGGGAGTCAACAAGATGAAGGTCAGTGGCTGTGCCTCTGTCTCGGGAAACTTCAAAAGGAGAACTGACAGCAAAGGAGTGGGAGATACTTCAAGAACATTTTGCCTTGCTAGCAGGTCACCTTTAGGGTGTTTCACTACATTTATAGCATGCAGTGTCAGTAATTTGGGAGCTCCAGTAGTAAGATTAAGAACATTTATTGACTTTCATTTGGATCTTTGTGTTTAGGCAAAACATTATTGATTTTTTGCAAGCTAGAGAAAAATTTGAACAAAGGAAAGTGGATATATTGGTTTTTAGAAAGGTGGCATTTAGTTGGTGTGGTAAGACGCTGTACTGCTAGCAGAGGGCAGAACATCGCTATGGTCGGGAGGAGATGTTGGCACTCTTCAATAAGCATCAAAGTCCACCAGATGGAATGCAAGCGCTTGGCTCGTTGTATGTCGACAAGGCTCAAGAACCACTGGCTTTCATACCCATGAATGAGGAAGAACAGGTAAGACAGAAGAGTGTGTGTAAGTCCCTCTGAATTATTCCCTGGGAAAAAAGTTACTTTGGAACAAGTATAGAACAGAATTTTTGTTTCAATTCTAGTTTACAAAAGATAGATCCCTTTGATTTCAATGGAATTCCTCAAAAATCCATGTGGAAACAATATTAAAATTACATTTTTTGAAAAACCATTTTAATGTTCTTTCCAGCTGTActtaaaaaatgatgaaaatctAATGATTAACGTagcagaacattaacaaaaagtatTGCCTAGAGCTGAGTGCAGCTGAGTATCTCACTGGCACTAACAGCTTGTGGGATCTTCAAAGTGAAAACTTTAAAGATCCTGTGTAGAGATATCTTTTTGAAGTTTGTCATCTAGTGTagcatttatatttttaaaatgATTCACTGGCTACTTCAATCTTCTGCTGATGTgagaaatgtttcctttctatttttcagCGTATGTGGCAGAGAGGGGTAAACAGTGATGTAGTGCTTCGTCAGGCTGGGCGTGCTCCTGTCAATGGGGTggggagaggacgaggaggcagTGTGGATCGGGGTCGGGGACGCGGCAGGGGTACTGCCTCTTATTACACTCGTGGGCTCAGCTATGATGAAGAGGTGGAACCACGGGGCCATAAAGAAGGAGGACCACCCGGCATTGGCATTAGGTAGGATCAAGATGTTTTATTTTGTCAATTTTCAATACAACTAATCTTTTGCTGCATAAGGAGAAAGGATCCTTGAAGAGTAGATCATTATATATGCTTATTGAATGGCAGTAGCTAAGTCTCATTCAGTAaagttatttacttttcatagtttttaaattcatttaaGGAGACTCACCAATGATTCTAAGTTCAATAATTTGAATACTAAGGTAACATTTCTGAAGTGACTCAAGAGACCATTGCTTGTTCCCAGAAGTAAACCCTATGAGAGGTCGCAGAGTGTGCATGAGCAAAGGCCTTGGAGTGAGCGGGCCCCCGCTGGCACAGTGCCAGGGGTTGGTGTTGTGCCTGAGGACCGCAATGGAGCAGTATCACCACGGAAGGAGCAGGGACGGGCCTCCACAGAGAACTGGAGGTCCCGGGCTGGTGAAAATGATGACAGTGAACGCTGGAGGGGAGTTGGGGGCGGCCGGAGTGAAAAGTGGGGTTAGTTTGAATCTGTAGTGTTTGCTTTTATCTATCTTAAGATTTCTTGCTCTGTGATACAGTGTTCAGTGACTTGGTGGATCAGTGACTAGCACACTTGTCCTATTGTGTGGGCCTGGGTGTAAGTGAAATGTGTATGCTTAGTTATATGTCTATAATCAAGTACATTTGGCTTgtacttttcctttatctctctataTCTTGTTTTCCTGTAACATTTAATtgtcactaatttttttttactatctcgTCCCAGGTCCTCGTGGGTGGCGTGAGCGAGAGAATGGGCTGGAGGGTGACTGGGAGGAGGGGTTAGGGCGGGGCAGTACCCGAGGGATGCCTGCCTCATCACGGGGCATGCGGCAACCCTGGGACGAGAAAGATGGGCATTTCCGCAAGTCCTGGGATGAGGACAATTTGCCAGAATGGTGAGGAGCATGATGAAAAATGTGATGTGGAGGCATTAATTGGAATGTTGGATAGAGAAAGatggatttattattttttactggaAGACTAATGCATATAAGTATTATGTGTTACTGTTGGAAGTATTTTACAACTGATTATTACTTAGAAATTTTGAATGTTACAATGCCTTGCTCATTAAGAGAAGCTGAGGTGGACACCATCAGTTTTCATCGCTGATAGAGAATGTCTCTCTCCAGGTATATCGTCCGAGCAACTGAAAACTCTGATGAGAAAGGTGGGAGTTTTGATGCTTCTGGTGCCTTCCATGGACCAGGATCTGGGTGGTCTGATGAGGAGGAGCCCACAGCTGAGGGGCGCGGCTGTGGCCCTGGCAGACCTCGTCAGAAGTCCTCCAGCCCTGACAAAGGCATTTTACCTGAGAACTCTGCAACTGACAAAGCAGAGGCTGGCAAGGGTCAGGATGACTCTGAGTCACTGGAGGAGAAGgcacagaagaaaggaatagaggaggagccTCAGCCTAGACACTCCCCAATGAACAATGGGATGGACCCTGCTCAAGCTCTTCACCCGCCTATTGATTCCATACCCTCTGAGGTGCATTTCTTTAACATATATGTAGGTTATTTTTCCATCACACAACCCCAGTTTTGTTTAAATGCAACATTAATTTTGCTGCTTTGCATATTCATGAAATATTTTTCCTGAAATCTTGCTTCTGCTTAGTTTCTTTGTGCAAACAAACCAATGCTGATTATATACTAATCTTTAACTAACTCTTATGTATGATTGTGAACTTGTGAAATAATTTTGATTTTTGAAATATGAATGTGTTTGTATATACATGGATGCCATGTCCTGGCTGTCCCCTTTTAAAGGGAATGTCAGCCTGGTGTACTGATAGTTTAAAAGTGCAGCTATAGTTTTATCTGGATATCTGACAAAGGTGCAAGTTTTTGGCTGAATTTGTTACAATTACAACATTTCTGAGAAGCCACCTTAGTGCAGTATGAACCTGGGTATGTGTTAGAAAGATAATTTTCTAAATGGATTTTTGTATGTGATGGAAACATGGAAAAATGTTGACTTAACTTTATCTGTGTTTGACACTCATCACAGATTAGTAATGATGATTGCTGATTAGATTTAGTCATAGTGAATGTGGAGTCTTAAGATAGGGAAAGGGATGGTTGATTAACTTTTGATTCTTGAGCAATACTGAATTTTGGAACATGAAAATATGCTGGAATAGCCTGGGAGAGCAATATGAATTTCATGTAATTTGTAGATTATGGCAATGAGACAGTAGTTGCGATTGCAATGGCTGTATTTCTGAAGCTCTTCACTGCTGACAGGGATCAACCACAgaagaatcacaaggcagggaAGAGAACAGGGGAAGCCCAAATGAGATGGAGCCGGGCAATGTCATTCCTGAAGCCATGATGAATGGTGTGGCCTCAGAGGAAGAGAGCAGTGGGAGGGAGGCCCCAGCACCACCCCCATTCCAGGGTGGAGTGGGACCAGTCCCAGTCCCAGTCCCAGTGCAAGCACAGAACTCTGAGGGTCCAGAACCTGTGCCTGGGTTGGGACGGGAGcaccagggggaggaggagaagctggagCACATGCAGAGTGTTGCAGATGACTTGGTGGCAAAGCTGGTTGAAGAAGATGATCCTCGCCCCCGGTCCAACCCTCCCAACCCTGGTGTGACACCCCCAGGGCAAATGGGGCCCATGCCTGAGCCAGCACCCCATCCCACTCACACTGCCACGGAGGACAAGTGGTACTACACTGACCCTCAGGTAGGCAGTGGGTGGCAGCCTTCTGTATACtactagtttttttctttcatggtcTGCTGAGCATCTGCTTATTATGagaaacatgaatgaaaaaagtCCTAAACATAATGTGACACcagtcattaccatcatcagcaGAATTGTTCCAATTCCACTTGGGAAGAATTCCAAGAAAACCATAACCATTAATGTGAGCCACTCCACTTGCTATATAAGATGTCACAAATGACTACAATTTGTATTTAGAGTTACTGATGTGTGAATGTTGCTGTAGAATCAACAAGTagcattttatatatatgaaaaatattaatgaattgTGAATATTTCAGGGTGAGATTCAGGGTCCCTTCTCCTCAAACGACATGGCAGAGTGGTACAAGGCCGGCTACTTCACCCCGAGCCTGCTGCTTAAGCGCGATTGTGATGACCAGTTTGCTCAGCTGGGGGACCTTACCAGGGTTTTTGGTAGGGTGCCCTTCATTCCAGGACCTCCAGTTCCTCCCCTTAAGGTAAGAGACAAGTTTCTATCTCTCAGTAAAGAGCTCCATAAATGACCATGAATAAAATTGATAATTCTACTGTTAAGTGTTGCAGGAACCATTTTATAAAGTCATTTTGTGTAGTTTCTGAGTGcttgattctttttttaatacagATATTGTCATCTGCTTACTTGTATCTTTGTTTGCATTGTCCAGCCTataatttcaccttttttttgaTGACAGCCATGAATAACCAAGTTGATATCCTTAGTCCTTTCATGTTTCTTGGACACAGGCATTTTTCAAGTAAATACTAACTAAATTCTTGTAAATTTGTGCCTGTCATCCCAAAATATATGATTTGCAACTTCAGTGGCTATGGTGCTTGTAAAACAGTAAGCAAAAATGGTCTTATTTATGACTTCAGCTACCAGAACTGCTGGCAGCACAGAAGCAGCAGGCTGAAAGAGAGCGCTTGGAGTTGCTACAGACTTATATGTTGCAGAAGCAAGTTTACCAACAGCAGATTGCTGCCAGGTGGGTCTTTGTGCGTCTTCATTCCTGGGTATTGGCTGCTGTGTTATGTTGATAGTGAACCTAATAGCATCACttagggatgggagtgacaaTGTCAGAAGCAATTTTGTCAGTGCATGACACATGTGTATAAATAATGGCTGATGAGATAATGTCTTCATTTCCCCAGACAACAAGTGTTACAAAAGCTACAAAGTCTTGAGGAGTGGAGCACACTCAACCccatccagcagcagcagttgttcATGCAGCACATGATGACTATGTTCCCTGGCCACCCTCCCATCCCCCCCACAGTGCCTCCATCCACTGCCATACCTCAGACCACCCAGGTGTCCGCCCCCATCCCTGACCCAAGGATTGTTGCTGGACCAGATCCTAGAATCCTGCCGGGCCCTGCTGGACCACCATCCTCTAAACCTCAGGATCCCATACAAGCTCTTGTTGCACAAATGGTAAGAGGTCCATCTactggtgtgttgtgtgtcacTACTTGTGTAACCTTGTAAAGATGAGAAGTGGTCTACATCACATCCTGAAGGGAAGAATGTGAAGATGTAATAAAGAAAGGTTATAGGAAAAGATAGGAGATAATTACAAAGTTATTTAAACAATCCAtatttttatttgcttcttgCAGCAAACCAACTCCATTACCAATAACACAGCCATGACCAGCTCCTGTGAGGGGTTGCTGACCTCCCAGCTAACAGCAACATCCATGGCAGCTGAAAACCCCCTGCAGAAATTATTGATGCAGCTGCAGAGGGGACAGCAGCCTGGAATGGGACCAATGGGAGGAGGcccagtaggaggaggagcccTGGGAGTGGGTATGGCAGGAGCAGCGGGGGGAGTAGGGGGAGTGACAGCTCCCTCAGTGGCCACGCCTCCCACAACCGTGCCAACAATAGAGAAGCCGCCTGAGCAGCAGTTTGATGCCATCCAGTCCCTCATGCAACAGCTCACCAACATGCAGACTCCAGCACAGGACCAGATACAACAGGTAATGGCAGCAtagcaaaataaaaattgatgATCAAAATTCAATTTAGAAAACTGAAAGTGGTGTTCTTGACATTGGCCTAAGGAGGAGAGATATCATTGAATCACTGTATACTTAGATGTAACTTAAAAATATTTCTATTGCAGCTCTTAACCCCTGAGAGACAGGTGACAAATTTTTCTGGCCCCCAGGCAAAGGATGGATGATCAAATTATCTAGTCAGCATTTCAAGGAATTTGAACTTGTCACTGGGATTTAGGAGTTACTGTACCTCCAAGCCTGATGTAGAACTTGTCCCCTTAGGGTTCCATGTCCATGTGACTCAAGGCAtggctatgcatgcattttgcgaTTTTTCTGCCTCCAATTCTTCATCTAAATATACCTGGCCAATGATTTTGATTCCCTTAGTGAGAGTGTACTTTAATGGAGCTAGATGTTACTGTGCCATTTCTTGGAAGTAGTGTTAGTTTTGATGACAGTGAGACCAGCAGTATTGGTGGCAGAGCCTGAAGCCACTAGCGAAACCCCTTGAACTACACCTCACTCATTTCTCAAAtatttgatttaatttaatttaatttttttttatgtagaagggacaccagccaagggcaacaaaataaaaaaaaaaaaaaaaaatagcccacCGAGATCCTGGTTCGTGAATAGGGTCTgaagcggtagtcagaaattgaaggataagtgtcttgaaatctccctcttgaatgagttcaagtcataggaagtggaaatacaaaagcaggcagggagttccagagtttaccagatcaAGATCCctttgagaatattggttaagttgtgcattagagaggtggacagaatagggttgagagaaagaagaaagtcttgtgcagcaagcccacaggagggggggaggcatgcagttagcaaaatcagaagagctgTTATCATAAAAATAGTgctagaagatagctagagatgcaacttagtggtgatgagaaagaggctgaagacagtcagtcagagcagaggagttgatgagatgagaagcttttgattccaccctgtctaaaaatgagtggaacctccccaagGCATGTGAAGCATGGGAATTGACTACAAATTATCACTGGGAGGCTTTGGGCTTGAGACAGATTAAGAAGGAAGTGGGGATAAGTATGATCATATTAAGTAAAGCCATCAACCTTGTCACAACTGtgtaattaataataaagaaataaagtaagcaaaatccaataaaatgtaaaaacttACTCAGCTAAGGTGAGAACACTCTTGCCACACATCCTTGTACTTTGGGGATTAATGTTAGTTATTTTTAAGGCAATTCCATTGTGCTGACTTGTGATGTCATGATCTGGATGGTCTATGTGAAGGGCattgtcaggtgtgtgtgtgtatatatatatatatatatatatatatatatatatatatatatatatatatatatatatatatatatatatatatatatatatatatatttatatatataatacaccaTTAGGACCGTATGCCATTCATGTCGTGCTGGTAATTTTAACGGGTAATCAAATAAATTTGTGTCATTTCTAGAGTTGGAAGTGTCACAAGCAAAATAGCTTGTAATGTTAGGTTTTTGATGGAAACACAAAACTCTCTGCAGGAGGAGCAGCGCAGACGTGATGAAGACCAGaagagaatagaggaagagaggaagctgtTGGAAGACCAAAAGAGagctgaagaagagagaatcaAAATTGAGGAACTCAGGTAGGTCATATTTTGTGTGGACTTGGGGTTCTATTAATGATATGTGCCTTAGTACCTGTAGgtgaaaaagtgtataataGAGCATGGAAACATTCTTGTGCATATGAAAACATTCTTGTAATATAGTATTCATGTACTGAAAGCATTGTTATCCTCTTTTCAGGCTGAAGGAGGAACTGAagaggcaggaggagcagagaagAAGCCTGGAAGCACTGCGACGCCAGCATGAGGAGGAGGctcagaggctggaggaggagaggaggaagatcatGGAGGAGCAGATAAGAAGgcaggaggagatgagaagaattgaagaggagaaggttaggaaagaagaggagcagaaaaaaTTGAAAGTAAGTATATCAATAATTTCTTACAAGGAGTAAGGTTCGGTATATATTAGTAGATTGTTTTGTAAGAGCTTTGGGGAAGGTGTTCATTGCTTTGTTCTCTTTAGGATCAACAGATGAATGAAGCCAAGCGGAGACAAGAGGAGCAGCTGCGCCGCCAAGAGGAACACAggcgacaacagcagcagcaacaacagcagcagcagcagcagcagcagcagcagcagcagcagcatcaacaacagcagcagcagcagcagcagcatcaacaacagcagcagccacagcatcaacagcagcagcaacaacagcaacaacaacagcaacaacaactacttcagcagcaacagcagcagcagctgcttcaacagaagcagcaagaagaagcagccaagaggaaagaggaagctaGAAGACAAGAGGAACTCCGtagacagcaggaggaggaaagaaagagacaggaggaagagaggagaaggtaaAAATTATAGTAGAAAATAACTCCCTACAAGTAATTAATTTAAGATGCAAAGTATCTGTTTTATATAACTTTTTAAAATGCATGACTTCAGTACTCATGAGCAACTTCAGCAGCCATCACAAAGACTGAATCAGGACCTCCCAACTTTAGTCACAGTACTGTACTATCTCTGCAAAGTCCTGCTTTGAATATTTAAAATTTCATCTCTACTTTTTGGGATGCTGTTAGTCTACACAACGCTATAGTGATCCTACAGTTGCTTAATATTGTCATTGCTTGTGGCaggcgagaagaggaggaggaagaagcaagacAGCAAGCACAAATccaggaggaaatgaggaggattGCCCTAGAAGAGGAACGGAGACACATGCAACAGgtcagtggaggaagagtcaggaaagaataaaaggagtcACTAATCCATTAGGTTTCTCTATTGACTGATGTATACTTTGGTACTGTTGTTTTAGCATAAGATGCAGACATCTTTGCTTTGCATTATATGATatgctttttcttgttttacatgtctcaggtggaggaagaggagcgtcAGAGACAggctgaggaggaagacaggagacaCCAACACCTTTTGCATCTAAAGAATATCCTACCTGCCTGGAATACACAGAACCCAGCTCCAGCCCCTGAGGCAGCCCCAGCGCCCTCCCTGGCTGATATTCAGCGTgcccaggaggagaaggagaggagggtgagcaTCTCCAGTGTACTGGCAAACACATGTAGTATAGCTATGCATGTTCGTTACCTAGCATTAGGTAGTCTAGAGTTGTCGTAAGTAGGTGCTATTTTTCTCTCAGGAACGGGAAGTGGAGCTCCAgatgcagcagcagcggcagagGGATGCCCAGAGACAGGCAGCAGAAGAGGCACGTCAGAAGAACTCTGGCCTGAAGTGGGCTGCCAAGGCTCAAGCCaatcctgctcctgctcctgtcAAGTCTCTCCTGGAGATTcaagcagaggaggaaaaggagctaAAGAAAGTAAGCACTTGTATTGGGGATAGAAGGTAGTGATGAGATTTTTAGAACAGTACATCGTGTCCTAAATATTCATGAGGATTGTATTTTGTCTTAAGTGAAAGTATGTCAAAAGCTAGGTTTCTTGAACTTGCATAATTCTGATAGTGGTCATTAGTTTTAAAACTAATTTATTTTTAGATTACAAATTATATACCTAATTCttgttacacaaaaaaaatatttatcaatgatcAATTTCAAGTTGCACACAGTTAATAATTGAATCTGTGGCACATAGCGCCAAGAGAAGGAGGCAGCTGAGCGAGCAGCAGCAGTCAGCCACATGAGTTTGGGGGCGGCAGGTGTGTGGGGCTCTGCCATGTCCAACCTTTCCTGGGCCAGCCGTGCCTCCACTGTGGGGACAACTGCGGCCAGCCACCAGTCTAGTCAACAGGTGTGTGGTAGGCAGTGTGGGTGACAGAGGTGCCCTTGATCAGTTGTTAGTATAGCAAATTTCAACTTGTAGTGATGTGGTCTGTTAGGTGTGCTTAGTATAAGTTGCCATAAAAGGAATCCAGACTTGGTTAGGCAAGTGCATCTTCTTGCATGAGATTAATTTCCTTTAAATGAATATCTGATATAGTGTTTAGTACCTTTCAATAAAATGTTTGCTGTTGATGTATCGAATTGTAAGCTTATTGTAGATGTATCTATTGTGGTTATGAGGCAAACATTAATGATTATAATCTTGTGGCAGTGGGGTGGAAACAGTGGTGGTCAGTCAGCTGGAGGTGGTTTGTGGAACAATACAAGCCAGCCTGCTGCAGTCACTACCTCCAACCCCGGCCAATCCGTCTGGAACAATGATCACTCCTCCATCTGGAACCATGCTGACAACTCATCATCCACTGGTGAGATACTGACCcttttcttgtctgtctttTAGTTCTGCAATAGGTAACATGCTTTGTTACAGGTTTCCTTGATAACTGTGTGATGGCTTTATAATGAGAGTAGGTATTTGAGGTTCATGTCATCTACCTCTAAGTTAACATCAGCTATTCAAATCACTGCACCATCAGCTGAGATTAAGTGTACCATATTGTGTCTTACTGAAAACCAATCTCTTCCCTACTGCAGAAGGTAACTGTGGGGTTCAGGCTCTGTACTTGTGCAAGATGTTGAGATGCTTCATGTTTTGAGCAAAGTTTTCTGAGGCACTATCTTAACCATTCAGATGATGATCTAGCTAATTAGTTTTGTCCATACTTTAAGGTGGATTCTGGGACAACCCAACCATTCAGATGATGATCTAGCTAATTAGTTTTGTCCATACTTTAAGGTGGATTCTGGGACAACCCTGAGCCCAGCAAACCCAAGCCAGCAAGTGGCAGGACCCCCACCAAACCCAACAACCCAAACCAGAACCACAACCGAGGTGGTGGGCCAGCAGGGGCACCACAGCACAACAACAGTACAAGTACCCGGGTcagcaagaagaagaataaggatgagagtgaCATGGTGAAGAAGTTGTTCACTGAGAATGTTTCCCAGGCAGACAATTTCACTCAGTGGTGTAAATCTTCACTTAACACCATGAAGGTTCATGCTTCTATTGACAGTAagttgatgtgtttttttttatttgttcgtaTGTTATGAGTGACTGGTTTGTAAACATTTAGTGGGTCTTGTGAGCTGTGATGAGAAAGACAGTGAGGAGGGCTGTGGTGAGAGCTTTATGGGATTGACCAAGTTGGGGGgaaaaatgcaataataatTTCATACAATGCTAACACGATAATTCATCAAATTCTCAAAACTGACATGTGCTTTTGAGGCATATATTTCCACCATTAATTGTCCAATTTTGATGACAAGGGAATTAAAATTCCTAAAATTGGTGACTATTTTGATTGAGTatttagggattttttttttttttttagcttaacCTTGAGGATTTTTTTCTTAGCAGGCAATGAAACCAAAAATTAAAATTGTCACTGCTATCAAAgtgtcacaagaaaaaaaacaaaacatggaaaaatctaaacctcaattttcttttattttcattaaaaaaTTTAAACTTTGCTACAAATTTAATTAAACAACTTCTCTAAAGGAACTTGATAGCTCACAAAAAAATTGGTGGTTTGGTTCAtaagtaacaaaaatataaattaaattaaatatgaTAGGCTGTGATGAGTGACTGGTTCACTAACATACTGTGGGAAACCTACTGTGAGTCTGTgagctgagagagggagaggtatatatatatatatatatatatatatatatatatatatatatatatatatatatatatatatatatatccctagGAGGGGAATAAACCGGATGTCTGCCTGTTATATAGGTAGGTCTTCACTTCCTTGAGCACATGCCTGTTAGTTTTCTAGTGATTTTAGCTCCACAACTGCCAATGTATGaggtaaagaacaagaaagcaCTAATGAAATGTATCCTTTCAGTTCCAACCTTTGTAACCTTCCTGGCGGAGGTTGAGTCCCCTTATGAAGTGCACGACTACATTCGCTCCTACCTTGGGGACAgcaaggaggtgagggagtttGCCAAGCAGTATTTGGAGCGGCGCAGCAAAGCTCGCAACGCTCAGAAGGAgcgggaggtggaggatgacatCCTGGCGCCGGCACCAGCTGTCAACCCCACTACCTCAGAGTTCCAAGAGGTCAAGGTGAGCATCACAACAGCTGAATAATTAAACGCAATTGTTATGCATGTGTGACTTTGGCAAATCACAAATTGTTTTGAGTTGGGCAGATTTCATACATAATATCAGTGTTCATTATCAAAACACCTTCACCACTTGTTTGGGCAGGACATGAGCAGTAGCTTGCAGTGTTGTCATTATCATAACAAAATtagttttaggaaattatgGTAAAGTTTAAGGTTTATGATTAAGGAAAGCCATCTGAATAATTAGttgcctcattttcttcctcctcttgttcattGCACTTCATCATTCTTGCTGAAAAACTAGCTCGTACCTTGGTGTTGGCTGACTAACACACATCCCTCACAGGCCCGCAGCAGGAAGGCAAACAAAAAGAAGATGCAGAAGGTGGACAGCAGCATACTTGGCTTCAATGTGACCT carries:
- the LOC135110287 gene encoding GRB10-interacting GYF protein 2-like isoform X4 → MSETALKFGPEWLRVLSHGGSVSSPPPSPGVNKMKQRAEHRYGREEMLALFNKHQSPPDGMQALGSLYVDKAQEPLAFIPMNEEEQRMWQRGVNSDVVLRQAGRAPVNGVGRGRGGSVDRGRGRGRGTASYYTRGLSYDEEVEPRGHKEGGPPGIGIRSKPYERSQSVHEQRPWSERAPAGTVPGVGVVPEDRNGAVSPRKEQGRASTENWRSRAGENDDSERWRGVGGGRSEKWGPRGWRERENGLEGDWEEGLGRGSTRGMPASSRGMRQPWDEKDGHFRKSWDEDNLPEWYIVRATENSDEKGGSFDASGAFHGPGSGWSDEEEPTAEGRGCGPGRPRQKSSSPDKGILPENSATDKAEAGKGQDDSESLEEKAQKKGIEEEPQPRHSPMNNGMDPAQALHPPIDSIPSEGSTTEESQGREENRGSPNEMEPGNVIPEAMMNGVASEEESSGREAPAPPPFQGGVGPVPVPVPVQAQNSEGPEPVPGLGREHQGEEEKLEHMQSVADDLVAKLVEEDDPRPRSNPPNPGVTPPGQMGPMPEPAPHPTHTATEDKWYYTDPQGEIQGPFSSNDMAEWYKAGYFTPSLLLKRDCDDQFAQLGDLTRVFGRVPFIPGPPVPPLKLPELLAAQKQQAERERLELLQTYMLQKQVYQQQIAARQQVLQKLQSLEEWSTLNPIQQQQLFMQHMMTMFPGHPPIPPTVPPSTAIPQTTQVSAPIPDPRIVAGPDPRILPGPAGPPSSKPQDPIQALVAQMQTNSITNNTAMTSSCEGLLTSQLTATSMAAENPLQKLLMQLQRGQQPGMGPMGGGPVGGGALGVGMAGAAGGVGGVTAPSVATPPTTVPTIEKPPEQQFDAIQSLMQQLTNMQTPAQDQIQQEEQRRRDEDQKRIEEERKLLEDQKRAEEERIKIEELRLKEELKRQEEQRRSLEALRRQHEEEAQRLEEERRKIMEEQIRRQEEMRRIEEEKVRKEEEQKKLKDQQMNEAKRRQEEQLRRQEEHRRQQQQQQQQQQQQQQQQQQQHQQQQQQQQQHQQQQQPQHQQQQQQQQQQQQQQLLQQQQQQQLLQQKQQEEAAKRKEEARRQEELRRQQEEERKRQEEERRRREEEEEEARQQAQIQEEMRRIALEEERRHMQQVEEEERQRQAEEEDRRHQHLLHLKNILPAWNTQNPAPAPEAAPAPSLADIQRAQEEKERREREVELQMQQQRQRDAQRQAAEEARQKNSGLKWAAKAQANPAPAPVKSLLEIQAEEEKELKKRQEKEAAERAAAVSHMSLGAAGVWGSAMSNLSWASRASTVGTTAASHQSSQQWGGNSGGQSAGGGLWNNTSQPAAVTTSNPGQSVWNNDHSSIWNHADNSSSTGGFWDNPEPSKPKPASGRTPTKPNNPNQNHNRGGGPAGAPQHNNSTSTRVSKKKNKDESDMVKKLFTENVSQADNFTQWCKSSLNTMKVHASIDIPTFVTFLAEVESPYEVHDYIRSYLGDSKEVREFAKQYLERRSKARNAQKEREVEDDILAPAPAVNPTTSEFQEVKARSRKANKKKMQKVDSSILGFNVTSNERINVGEREYAE